Within the Hippoglossus hippoglossus isolate fHipHip1 chromosome 20, fHipHip1.pri, whole genome shotgun sequence genome, the region GATAATAACATGTGCAACATTCATGTAAACTTAAAAGGGGAATTCTCAAAATCGAAACAACCTCCTCGAAGGATATAATAATACTGCAATATCTTCCATTGTTCAACATGCTGAAAAATTACATTACACGAACAGACAAACTAATCTTGTGAGTGTTTAAGAATTGTGGTCTGTGAGTATTCAGATGAGCTGCTAATGATTCCAGGACTTTTTAGAGGAAACCAGGAAGCACTACCAGGCTGAGCTGGAGTCTGTGGACTTCATAACCAGCTTGGAGGAGGTCAGGGTCAATATCAACAGCTGGGTGCAGGAGCAGACACAAGGTAGGCGTCAGAACCTgataaaacaaatttgaaaacaTCCCTTTCACTCACAGCAGCCGCTcctttacagttttttttttatagcagactaatttaatttaactgttaATAACCGACCAGTTACAAAGCAAAGTCCAATCAATTTCTCCCGCAGATTTATTTTGCAGGTTTACGACTACATACTAAACTATGCATCATTTGTGAACTTAACAAGCTCAAATCCATTTGACCCAAATTCCAGctcattttgtatatatatataaacaatacaATGCATGTGCTGTAGATATTTCCACCACGTGCAGGCTACATGTGTGTTTAGAATTTTACTTGTGTGGGGTTTGCTCATTAACATACAGCATGAGATCTACCAATAAGGCCCCTTCTGTGGCTCCTACGTCTCAGACTGAAAAACCAAAACTGTGAACAACctgctggaggaaaataaaagcttgttcTTAACTGAACACATTGAACACTTGCTTGTGCATTTTTATTGTTGGTTCCGTAATGTTGGTTCTTTTTTATGTCATTTTgaatttcttctcttttttggCTTGCttttgtgatgatgatgatgaggatgacgaGTACAACAATGATGGTGGGGgttttgctttttattgttCACCAGATAAAATCAAGGACCTGCTGGCCAAGGATGCACTGGACAAAGGGACCATGCTAGTGCTGATCAACGCCATCTACTTCAAAGGCAACTGGGACAAACGGTTCGAGATGGATTCTACTCTTGATGCTGAGTTTAGAATAAGCAAGGTAAAGCTGGAGTTTGTAAAATGATGTTGTGTGATAGTGCACAGTTTACCTGAGCACTGTAGCTGACAAGGTATTCTGATGGTAGACCATGACAAAGCTGATCAAATCTACACTGTAGCCTCAAACTTGGATGTGATACACATCATTAAAACAGAGGCAGAGTCATTGGGGTGGCCAATGACGGGTATCAAGGGCAGATCCAAGGGTGggaatctgattggcccctgaagtgctcCTGCCCTGTCAGTAGTCTTTGAAACAAAATCACCAATCAACAAAGTAAccatcaatattaataataaatctgaCAATTTGTTGAGAATTCTTATTTCTCTAAGCTTTTATGAAGTTCACAGTATGCTTGAACAATTTCTCAAAAAATAGTCagtgatgtgtggctttgctcaaagctgtAAAGCTAACATTAAACAAGGGatgacttaaagggatagtcaTCGTCATAGTCTGTATCATAGTGCAGGTCAGATCTATGATTAAGAATAAAACCCAACAACACAAGACTGATTGTGCACAGAGGAAAGAATTATCCCAAAAGTCAAGAGTGTGAACTTTGAGAAGGTGACGACCTCAACAGAaaaacgttttgttttgtttcctgttgtgtccAGGATGACACTAAACCAGTGAAGATGATGCGCCAGAAGAGTAAATTCACTTTCGCCACCATTCCTGAGGTCAACTGCCAGGTGATGTCCATGGTTCTCAGTGTTCACAGGTTTCAGGCAAACAAGCTGCTACTGATTAAACATGATCAACAGAGCAACTCTTTTAGACCTGTGGTTCTTCCATAGCTGTAACTACTAatatgctgctttcagacaaacactgaataaCAGACATTCTCATGAAATAATCTGGAGGAGACGTATGTGAAAAtccaaatgtctgagtcagttgctccagataattttattagttttttcctGCCACGCCCCTATTAAAAACTCTGAGGGAACGTCTGAGTAAACCcaagtgagaatacagcaggtgCAGAGAATTCACAACAAGCGACTAAAGCTTTATTTATTGtgcaataacaaaacaagtgGATACAAGTACAACAACCAAGGGACATTAGACAAActgaacacaaaaaaataaagaaatatgcaaATGCGTAAATAATGAAGGACAAAACAAGGATTACAGTGTTACAGTACAATtaatacatcatgtcctgcttcctgtcttcctctcaaAGTCAAAATCCCTCAACTGAAagctccggacattttcctctTGATGTGAATGCGTCTGATCCCGATagtctcctgctgtattcttcacatgtgaaaggcaaactctggagaatgtctggagccAATAGTCCAGATGTTTTCCAGAGAATGAGTCTGAAAACGGTTATAGAAGATCCGATTTTATTCGAAATACCAACTTGTTTTTTCAGGATGAGGAAAACAGATCTGTGAATGACGTGAAATTCAAACTTAATTTCTTTTTGACCAGATCCTCGAGATGCCTTATGAAGGGAAGGACCTGAGCATGCTCATCTTCCTGCCCAACAAGATCGAGGACGATACCACAGGCTTGGAGAGGGTAGGACATGAATATGCACTCGcactaaaaaaaagaaataaacgcAAAATTTTAAACCAACAGCCTGATGATATTTTGTCCACCACAGCTGGAGAAGGAACTAACCTATGAGAAATTTGTGGAGTGGACTAGTCCAGATTTAATGGGCCAAAACGAGGTCGAGGTGAGGCTGCCTCGCTTCAAGATGGAGGAGACTTACAACCTGAATGAAGTCCTGAAGGGCATGGGCATGGTGGATGCTTTCGATGTCACAAAGAGTGACTTCTCTGGTGAGACATACATTATAGTACATTACATTAGTATCTATTGTATTAAGTAAAGTGTCTTTTTTAAAACGGCCTCTATCCTCTGCTGACAGGCATGTCTCCAGCCAACGACCTGGTGCTGTCAAAAGTCATTCACAAGGCTTTTGTGGAGGTTAATGAAGAGGGAACCGAAGCTGCTGCCGCCACTGCAGTCATTGTGACGGAGCGCTCTATAATGATTCCTATCACGTTCATCGCAGACCACccctttctcttcttcatccGACACAACACCAACAAGGCGGTGCTCTTTGCCGGTCGATTCTGCATCCCTGAGTGATCCGACGTGCCTCTCAGAGCACTATGAGGGTTACATCTAACATAGTTTAGGGGTTTTCAGGGTTGATAATTCATCCTCTGCATTGCTCTAGCTATAAATTACATGTAAAATTCCTATCCTATATTTGCAGGCGCACAAATCTACAGGAAATCGGAATGGAAAAGATGGCTCTGCACAGCGAACCCTCACATTAACCTCTAGAATTACAAAACGGAGTTTCTGCTGCCCAGAGTCTGTTGCTTGCATTAAATGCCAACCTGAGCTATTGCACTCACACGTTGTAGTAATAAAATGGCTTTTATATGTAACTTGACAATATATATCTTCAACACGAAATATTAATTAATTCAGACTGTGGCTACAGTTTCATGAAAGTATGCAGAAAAGtagaacaataaaatataataaacactGTGTGCCGTGTTTTTCCTCTTATTCTATGCTTCTTGGGTTATAATAAAGTTGCTGCTGAGTTCCATCAGGCTAACAGTATTTCTTGGGTTGGAGCAGGAGGCCAGTAGAGGGAGCTTTTGCCTCTGGAACTTAAGTGACTAAATTGTCTGCTCTGCAAGTTGCAGCAAGCTGCAAGTGAGGAGACACTGATATATGATGAATGCATCAAATGTTCTGTTCATCATGCACAGACATTGTTACACAGTGTCCCACTGTGGATGAAGACGCAGCTATGGAACATGTGTTCACACCCAGATTGGTGCTTGTGTTGTGAGGAGACGAGGTGGCGCTGGCCTCAGTTTACCTCCGGGGAAGCCTTGTGGGTGACCTCAGACATGCCTCTCTGAAAAGACAAAGTAACATTCATGTCATTAGTACGGAAATAATTTACTCTATCCACATTcaaaatggactgtatttatcaGCACTTCCTGaattggggttcagtatcttgcccaaagacactgAAGGACAGGATACAGGCTGGAGAATCTGGGGGTCAAACCTCTGGTATTGTCGTTGCCACAGACAACAAACCTAAATCAGAGCAATATTTCTATTCTTGTCATTAAGTGACGCAAGtgtaagatactgaacctcaagTGGCACCTGTCTGCTGTGCCAACAGTGTGTGAccatattattacattacatgtcatttggcagacgcttttatccaaagcgacttacatcagtccatgtgtgtgactgatgtatgaatgtgtgtgtgaaagggtgaGTGGCAAAAACTATACTAGGAAGATAAAAAGCGGAAGGGAGTATATGTGGGTGTGTCAGCAGCGCATATAAATAAGGAACCTGCCTGTTCACGAAGAAGTCAGTGTGTTCCTGAAAGACTCCTGAactcctgctgctctgaaggTGAAGTAGAAACTGAGATCAGCACTGAACTGTTTAATTTGGAGACACCTAGTTTCTGTTCTGAGTTTACTTCAGATGTGAACCTGTCCCATTCACATTTTGGCATTATTTGTAGAATATAGTCTATATAAACTGGATTTTAAGTAATTTTAAATGCAGTGACCTGTATAGCTCAGAGATTGACATTTACTGTCTGTTTACCACTACATTCCATTAAACATATGTAAATTTAACACCAAAGATGATGCTTACTACACTTAGTGTGTTATAGATATAAAAGCATGATTTAAAATGAGTCATGTAATAATTAATGCTCTGCTTTCTTTGTAGACACAATGGCATCATCATCCCCTCTGTCCAAGGCCAACACCAGCTTCTGTCTGGATCTGTTCAAACAGCTGAGTGACAAGGACAAGGCAGcaaatgtcttcttctctccttttaGCATCTCCTCAGCCCTGGCTATGGTGATGCTGGGGGCcagaggcaacacacacacacagatgtcagaGGTACACTTCTTGTCAccaccacaaactgcagcttcagaCGTTCCCATGATTTGATCTTAACACCTCACTGAGACTATTCTGATGCTGCATCTGTGCCTATTATGTGCACATCTTCACTTGTCTGGCTACCTGGAAGTCACTCTCAAAGTTTAGTCACTGAATGGATCCCAGATTTGACACATTTAATTCCTTAATTGTAGTAATACAGGGATTCTCGGggaaaaaactttttaaagCTTAATTTATGTCTATTCAGTTCAGTTTGGGGTGAAAATAATTTTGCATGCAGTAGTATTCTTCATTTGATTTACTATAAAACCCTGAGAGAGTGCCCTAACAGCACATGGGCGGTAAACACCAGCACAATGAGACATTTAGTGGAGGTAATTAATATGTAGGCTACATGGGACACAACATTGTGTGAAACAAGAAGTTAAAACAAGGAAGTGGGAGTGAGAGAGTGTCAGTGTGCAGGTCCATGGGGGTTTTAGTTTACTTTTTGGGCACaatggaaaatgtctgcagcttcactgacacaaaaacaggaaatgtggTATTTTTCGGAGGCAATAATCTTGCCAGTGCAATCATGTGTTGCAGTAATAAAActgcgtgtgcatgcatggtGTGTTATTGCGCATGCATGAAATAAAGCAGAGGTAATAGTATCATGTTTCAGCATGTTGCTGTGAGGATCAAAGAACAGGCAGTTAACAGAAAGACCAGTTTGGAATATTGACCTTGACTTGTGCATTGGCCAGCTGGCAACATCTGCTCTATATTTACTGAAGTTATTTGATGGGAATAAGAAATGTGAGCCAGCAGTGTGGTTACCTGAGTTTGTTGGAACTTGTCATTCTCCAGTTCatttcatatactgtatatgcatgtCTGATCCCCCTCTGGCTGTGGCAATGGAGGGTGGAGGGCCAACTAAAATGTCATCTTACGTTTACTAGTTAACCCTTGAAACTACTAAGACGTGAGCTCATAACCAGTGATCCGATTTATTATAAGTGCAGCAACAAAACCCCTACTTATATTATTCtatcataaataaatcatgcaGTCCATTTTTCTATGAGTGCTGGTTTCTGACTGCCTCAGCAACATTTTTAAAGACCAGCAGGTGAAAACCATCTCTTCGACCGATGTTCAGGTCTGGCCTTGTTGCTCTGACTTAGAAGCGCTCAGGGTGGGGTCTGCAGTTATGTGCATTAAAAAGGTGAATAGTTTGATTTAGCACTCTAATAAGATATGTAACCACAACCATTTTATCCCAATGTCTTTAGCTGAACAGGGGTTTATCCATCAGCTgcatttttaagtgttttatatagttttactcacttctctctgatcagccaTTTGAGTTGGCTCCATTTTTGATCCACCTACCCAGTCTAAATGTGGGCCCACAAAATACGACACAACCCAAACATCCCTACTGCGATGATATTGTAACTTCCTGTACACAACATCTGATGTCTAACTGAACAGTGAACACTACCAATTGTACCATCAGGCCCTCAGCTTCTGTGAGGCAGAGAAGATGCAGTctgaagaagagcagcagcagcaacagcagcaggtgaggcAGCCGAGGCAGCAGGTGAGGTTCTCAGTGAAACAgcaaaaactaacaaacaagtGCTCTGTGTGGTGTCATGTGGTGAGGGGCTTTCTACTAATCTCCAATTTGGGGATGTCTTGAtatgacttttaaaaacacacacagacacaaacaacaatgtAAAGAGTAGCCCAACTGAAGGTttagtgtgtctctgtgtgttgcatAATTCACAGGAATGTAGTCCTGGCTTCTCTGTTTATAGATACTTGCTTATGTGCCATTCAATCCTTAATAAGCAGTTGCAGGAAACAACAATTAAATATTGCACCATCAATAAGTTTCAAACTATGGTAACCCATAAAAAATGGATTTGGTAAATCAAGTACACACAAGTTAAGTCGTTTCCTTTTGTTGACACTGAATGAAATGGATGAAACCAAAGTTAGCAAACGTATCTATGACAGCCGACTGAAGATGATGGTTTTTGCCTTGTTGATTTGGACAGAATATAGCGTCCTaaatttttaaatgtatattagaCTGGTCTTTCCCTGGCTAAACACTAGTTTGTCTGCTTTCTCGATAGATTGTGAAGATCGAGATCTGTCTGGATGACATCCACGCTGAATTCAGTGAACTACTGAAGACACTCAACAAGGCAGACGCTCTTTACTCCCTCAGTGTTGCCAACAGACTGTACGGGGAGCATTCCCTCCAGTTTGTTGAGGTTTGTGTTCATGATCAAAGTCatagtcaaagtcaactttattgtcaattgtgccatatgtacaggacatagaTTGGATTTAAAGAccgtttctctctgatccccggtgtaaacatataagtagaaagaacatataagtacgcaAAAACAGAGCCACATAAGTATGCAACATGACAAAACTCTTGCTctgtaaatgaaatgaatacTGACGCACAGATGCATGGACATAGGATAAAAGGGAACATGAGTGAGGGAGTGAACAGCGGGTCAGCAAACAAGCAAGCAGAATAATGATAGTGAAAATGTTCTCCTTGCTGTAATGACTCCACTCCACAAAGTAAAATgatgaaagtgtttttctttgcttgaTCTGAATCAATAAATGGGTTGTTAATGGTTCCAGGATTTCTTAGGAGAAACCATGAAGCACTACAATGCAGAGTTAGAGTCTGTTGACTTTAAAACCAGTCATGAGGCAGCAAGGCTCAACATCAACGGCTGGGTGGAGAAGAACACACAAGGTGGGTCGCACAGATTACTCTTTACCAGTATGTGTAAGTCCGAACTGCTGAGGCGTATTCCACCTTCCTAAACATTACATATTCAAAAGGTTTGTCATGAAAAATTGTCCCTTATGGCCttaaaatggcttaaatgtaACTCTACACCTTCCTACCTCATATCATGAGTAGGATCTAAGAATATGCTGATATGGCACCTTCACTCCACCCTCACAGCTCACATGCAGTTTAGGAGCCGTTTTACAGCTACTGAGCCCCACACACAAGATTGTTTTCTTAGGTTTTTAGACTGGCATTCGTTTGTCCATGCAATGTTACGGAGGAAAGCCTCAGTCGGGGTGTTGTCCCCTTCAATGCAATGCAATCATAACAACGAACTGAAAAAATATTAAGTTGAAAACAATGGCCCAATAACCAAATACAAATACTTCGGGACAACCTTTTTCAGAAGGTTCAGGAggttctccgctcagacgcgttTACAACACAGACATATGATTTGACTTATCTCTACATTAGTGAAACATAGTGACTGAGCTTGTCATTTCGTAATCGATATTGAAATTTGTGCTTCAAATTCTTAGGTAAAATCAAGAATTTGCTGGTCAAAGGTGTGGTGGACAGCATGACCAGTATGGTGCTGGTAAATGCCATCTACTTCAAAGGCAAATGGGACAAGCACTTTGAGAAGAGTTCCACAAAAGATGCCCAGTTCAGAATCAACAAGGTAAAACTGTACAGAGAAAACGGACCTCAGAGTAATACAGCCAGTCAACATAGAGTTGGATGAAATGATATTGTTGCTGAATATTCATTTGATTTCAGAGCGCCACCTCTTTGCACTGGCCAGTGTTAGTATTTGTGAGTTTTTGTGTGTCAGCCCCCAAAATTATGAATGTGATGAATGATTTTTGTGAGATCAGCAGGACCATATATTCTGCAAGGAAGTCACTTTGTTTCACATAATCCTCCAAAGTGCAGCTTGAAATGCACGAAATTATGAGTGTAAATTATCACCGGGCTGAAAAAGCCAAGTTTTGCCCCCCTCAATAATCATGTCACTGTGTAAAGGTAAATGAGACTGAATTAtaggttgtttttcttgtcttttcaaccattcacacacccattcataAAGCACTACTATGCACTTTTTCTAGCACATACCCTTCACACACTGCTAGCACAGCCGTTCGGGGCAATTTTGGAGTTCAGtgtcttgtccaaggacacttaggcatgCACACTGGAGGAGcctgggatcaaaccgctgaccttctggttaatgG harbors:
- the LOC117754251 gene encoding uncharacterized protein LOC117754251, which encodes MASPAPLSKANTSFCLDLFKQLSDKDKAANVFFSPFSISSALAMLMLGARGNTHTQMSEVLCFTETKKPKQAEIRQDSPMQSQMQTRLQMQTQLQQTSRLPQYLLKVFSGCSQCLKPKDSPDDVHAGFSQLLSALNTPDAQFSLSIANRLYGEQSYQFVKDFLEETRKHYQAELESVDFITSLEEVRVNINSWVQEQTQDKIKDLLAKDALDKGTMLVLINAIYFKGNWDKRFEMDSTLDAEFRISKDDTKPVKMMRQKSKFTFATIPEVNCQILEMPYEGKDLSMLIFLPNKIEDDTTGLERLEKELTYEKFVEWTSPDLMGQNEVEVRLPRFKMEETYNLNEVLKGMGMVDAFDVTKSDFSGMSPANDLVLSKVIHKAFVEVNEEGTEAAAATAVIVTERSIMIPITFIADHPFLFFIRHNTNKAVLFAGRFCIPESAHINKEPACSRRSQCVPERLLNSCCSEDTMASSSPLSKANTSFCLDLFKQLSDKDKAANVFFSPFSISSALAMVMLGARGNTHTQMSEALSFCEAEKMQSEEEQQQQQQQVRQPRQQIVKIEICLDDIHAEFSELLKTLNKADALYSLSVANRLYGEHSLQFVEDFLGETMKHYNAELESVDFKTSHEAARLNINGWVEKNTQGKIKNLLVKGVVDSMTSMVLVNAIYFKGKWDKHFEKSSTKDAQFRINKNDTKPVKMMHQNNTFALGFIAEISCKVLEMPYKGKELSMLIFLPTDIDDSSTGLEKLEKELTYENFVEWTHSDRLSLSDVEVGLPQFKMEESYDMGAVLASMGMVDAFDARMCDFSGMSSSSNLVLSKVVHKAFVDVNEEGTEAAAATAGIMMLTCVLRPRGSFIADHPFLFFIRHNPTKTVLFSGRYCSPQ